In Hwangdonia lutea, a single window of DNA contains:
- the surE gene encoding 5'/3'-nucleotidase SurE — MTKKPLILVTNDDGINAPGIRALIEVINTIGDVVVVAPDSPQSGMGHAITINSTLYVWQINSDNEPQLEYCCSGTPADCVKLGVREILDRKPDLCVSGINHGSNSSINVIYSGTMSAAIEAGIEGIPAIGFSLLDYKWKANFEPCKPFVKTITENALKYGIPKDVVLNVNIPNVSKEQIKGIKICRQAKANWVEAFDKRQNPQGRDYYWLSGKFVNLDSGEDTDEWALENNYVSVVPTQFDLTAHKHIKTLNRWDLNAQLKH, encoded by the coding sequence ATGACAAAAAAACCTCTAATTTTAGTAACCAACGACGATGGCATTAATGCACCGGGCATTAGGGCTTTAATTGAAGTAATAAATACTATTGGCGATGTTGTAGTTGTAGCACCCGATAGCCCACAAAGTGGTATGGGACATGCAATTACCATAAATTCGACATTATACGTTTGGCAAATTAATTCTGATAATGAGCCCCAATTGGAATATTGCTGCTCCGGAACACCTGCCGATTGCGTAAAACTTGGCGTTAGGGAAATACTGGACAGAAAACCCGATTTGTGTGTTTCTGGCATAAACCACGGATCAAACTCCTCTATTAATGTGATTTACTCCGGCACAATGAGTGCCGCTATTGAGGCTGGTATTGAAGGTATTCCGGCTATTGGTTTTTCCTTATTGGACTATAAGTGGAAGGCTAACTTTGAGCCCTGCAAACCGTTTGTTAAAACCATTACCGAAAACGCTTTAAAATACGGCATACCAAAAGATGTGGTATTAAATGTGAACATCCCCAATGTTTCAAAAGAGCAAATAAAAGGCATAAAAATTTGCCGTCAAGCCAAAGCCAATTGGGTTGAAGCTTTTGATAAACGTCAAAACCCTCAAGGAAGAGATTATTATTGGCTTTCAGGGAAGTTTGTTAATTTGGACAGTGGCGAAGATACCGATGAATGGGCCCTGGAAAACAATTACGTTTCGGTTGTGCCAACACAATTCGATTTAACGGCACACAAACATATAAAAACATTAAACCGTTGGGATTTAAATGCTCAATTAAAACACTAA
- the lpxB gene encoding lipid-A-disaccharide synthase produces MKYYIIAGEASGDLHASNLMKALQKEDVNANFRFWGGDLMQQVGGTLVKHYKERAFMGFIEVILNLNKIFKDISFCKKDIESFHPDVIIFIDNSGFNLRIAKWAKQKGFRTNYYISPQVWASRAKRVHAIKRDIDAMYVILPFEKAFYKNKFDYDVTFVGHPLIDAIADRKLVNEFEFRTTYNLSNKPIIALLPGSRKQEITKMLSVMLSLTNHFTDYQFVIAGAPSQDYEFYKTFIKNQNVRFIDNKTYDLLSVSTAALVTSGTATLEAALFKIPQVVCYKASNISYQIAKRIITLKFISLVNLIMDREVVTELIQNDFNKNRLKKELDLILNSEKRKQLFLDYYELEKKLGGKGASAKTAKLIYNSIKA; encoded by the coding sequence ATGAAGTACTATATTATTGCCGGTGAAGCATCGGGTGATTTGCATGCATCCAACCTAATGAAAGCATTACAAAAAGAAGATGTAAATGCCAACTTTAGGTTTTGGGGCGGTGACCTCATGCAACAGGTTGGAGGTACTTTGGTAAAGCATTATAAAGAGCGTGCTTTTATGGGGTTTATTGAGGTTATATTAAACCTCAACAAAATATTTAAAGACATTTCGTTTTGTAAAAAAGATATCGAATCTTTTCATCCGGATGTTATCATTTTTATAGATAATTCTGGCTTTAATTTACGCATTGCAAAATGGGCAAAACAAAAAGGTTTTAGGACCAATTATTACATATCGCCCCAAGTTTGGGCCTCCAGAGCCAAAAGAGTGCATGCCATTAAAAGAGACATTGATGCGATGTACGTTATCTTGCCTTTTGAAAAAGCATTTTATAAAAACAAATTTGATTACGATGTTACTTTTGTTGGACACCCTTTAATTGATGCCATTGCCGACAGAAAACTAGTAAACGAATTTGAGTTTAGAACCACTTACAACCTAAGCAACAAACCTATTATTGCCCTTTTACCGGGTAGCCGAAAACAAGAAATCACTAAAATGCTTTCTGTAATGCTTAGTTTAACAAACCATTTTACAGATTATCAATTTGTTATTGCGGGGGCGCCCAGTCAGGATTATGAGTTCTACAAAACCTTTATTAAAAATCAGAATGTTCGGTTTATCGATAATAAAACTTACGATTTGTTAAGTGTTTCCACAGCGGCATTGGTAACTTCCGGTACGGCTACACTTGAAGCGGCCTTGTTTAAAATACCCCAAGTGGTTTGCTATAAAGCCAGTAATATTTCGTATCAAATTGCAAAACGGATTATTACTTTAAAATTCATTTCGTTGGTGAATTTAATTATGGACAGAGAAGTGGTTACAGAGCTTATTCAAAATGATTTTAATAAAAATAGACTGAAGAAAGAATTGGATTTAATACTCAATTCTGAAAAAAGAAAGCAGCTATTTTTAGATTATTACGAATTAGAAAAAAAATTGGGTGGTAAAGGTGCTAGCGCGAAAACGGCCAAACTAATTTACAATTCCATTAAAGCATAA
- a CDS encoding C40 family peptidase — translation MKKFLFALILIAGFSSCKSSKSVPKNQKTVVKKPKAKPLYKAENIIDYAKKFEGTRYKYGGTTKRGMDCSGLIYTSFKSEAISLPRTTKDLAITGDWIDLKEVKKGDLLFFATKKNSRKVNHVGIVTSSQMGRVEFIHSSTSKGVITSQLSERYWYFAFVQARRVL, via the coding sequence ATGAAGAAGTTTCTTTTTGCACTTATATTAATAGCTGGTTTTAGCAGCTGTAAATCTTCTAAATCAGTACCAAAAAATCAAAAAACTGTTGTTAAAAAACCCAAAGCCAAACCACTTTATAAAGCTGAAAACATCATCGATTACGCTAAAAAATTTGAAGGCACACGCTATAAATACGGTGGCACAACAAAAAGAGGAATGGATTGTTCGGGCTTAATTTACACATCCTTTAAAAGCGAAGCCATTTCGCTTCCCAGAACCACAAAAGACTTAGCCATTACTGGAGATTGGATCGATTTAAAAGAGGTTAAAAAGGGTGATTTACTCTTCTTCGCTACCAAAAAAAATAGTCGGAAAGTAAATCATGTGGGCATTGTAACATCATCGCAAATGGGCCGTGTGGAGTTTATTCATTCATCCACAAGCAAAGGCGTTATAACTTCACAGCTGTCCGAACGCTATTGGTATTTTGCCTTTGTTCAAGCAAGGCGTGTGTTATAA
- a CDS encoding ComEC/Rec2 family competence protein — protein sequence MKLLNFTIIKLTCFLILGILISYLFPISIRLSLYITGTLFVLLSVFFFIARKQFIKTIWFGITASILMVFIGILTTSFHNQKNFSNHYSKFISVEKDSLETVTFRIREVLKPGNYYDKYVIDILKIKDETVSGKSLLNIQKDSTQPALKVDDIIIGNIAFQNLIHPLNPHQFDYKKYLEKKYIYHQIFTKNTSLLKASSDRHTLFGIADNIREHINLKLAPYDFKPDELAIINALLLGQRQDISEAVYTSYTNAGAIHILAVSGLHVGIILLILTFVFKPIERLKHGKLIKAILLVLCLWCFALIAGLSASVTRAVTMFSIVAIAMNLKRPTNVYNTLAISMFVILLFKPLFLFDVGFQLSYLAVFAIVAIDPMLYNLWRPKNWLLDKYWHTLTVTVSAQFGIIPVSLFYFHQFPGLFFISNLVIIPFLGLILGLGIIVILLAAINLLPSFFAEIYGYIISGMNGFVAWVSKQDAFLLKDIAFSLVYVIAFYLVIIALVKYLKQRSFSSLKWMLISVICVQCAFIFTHYKNTRNEFIVFHKSRYSLLGNNTNHSLLVAHDFDSLTASKNKIIKDYTVGNHIKTIKKDTLKSVYILNNKRLLVIDSLGVYNIKSFEPDYVLLRQSPKINLNRLIDSIKPKYIIADGSNYKSYIAQWEAICEKRKLPFHQTSKKGAFIINY from the coding sequence ATGAAGTTACTTAATTTCACCATTATTAAATTAACCTGTTTCTTAATTTTAGGAATATTAATTTCGTACTTATTTCCTATTTCCATTCGTTTAAGTTTATATATAACCGGTACACTTTTCGTGCTGTTATCCGTATTCTTTTTTATTGCCAGAAAACAATTTATTAAAACCATCTGGTTTGGTATTACAGCTTCTATTTTAATGGTTTTTATTGGGATTTTAACCACGTCTTTTCACAATCAAAAAAACTTCTCAAATCATTATTCAAAATTTATTTCGGTTGAAAAAGATTCATTGGAAACCGTAACATTTAGAATTAGAGAGGTTTTAAAACCTGGAAACTATTACGATAAATACGTAATCGACATACTAAAAATTAAAGACGAAACGGTTTCGGGAAAATCGTTGTTAAACATTCAAAAAGACTCAACACAACCAGCTTTAAAAGTAGATGATATCATTATTGGAAATATCGCTTTTCAGAATCTTATCCATCCGTTAAACCCACATCAATTTGATTATAAAAAGTATCTCGAAAAAAAATATATCTATCATCAAATTTTTACAAAAAACACTTCACTGTTAAAGGCAAGTTCTGATAGACACACCTTATTCGGAATTGCTGATAATATTCGAGAGCACATCAATTTAAAACTTGCCCCTTATGATTTTAAACCAGACGAACTAGCTATTATTAACGCCTTGTTGCTCGGGCAACGGCAAGATATTAGCGAAGCCGTTTACACCAGTTATACCAATGCTGGCGCCATTCATATTTTAGCAGTTTCGGGATTGCATGTTGGTATTATTTTACTCATTTTAACCTTTGTTTTTAAACCCATTGAACGCTTAAAACACGGCAAACTAATAAAAGCCATTTTACTCGTTTTATGTTTGTGGTGTTTTGCCTTAATTGCTGGTTTATCGGCATCGGTAACCAGGGCCGTAACCATGTTTAGCATTGTTGCCATTGCCATGAATTTAAAGCGGCCTACCAATGTTTACAACACTTTGGCCATTTCGATGTTTGTTATTTTGCTTTTCAAACCCTTATTTTTATTCGATGTTGGTTTTCAGTTAAGTTATTTGGCCGTTTTTGCTATTGTAGCTATAGACCCAATGTTGTATAATTTATGGCGACCAAAAAATTGGTTGCTAGACAAATATTGGCACACGCTAACCGTAACGGTTTCTGCGCAATTTGGTATTATACCGGTTAGCTTATTTTATTTCCATCAGTTTCCGGGGTTGTTTTTTATATCGAATCTTGTTATTATTCCTTTTTTAGGACTTATTCTAGGATTGGGAATTATCGTAATTTTATTAGCAGCAATCAATTTACTCCCAAGCTTTTTCGCCGAAATTTACGGTTATATTATTAGTGGCATGAACGGGTTTGTGGCCTGGGTTTCTAAACAAGACGCCTTTCTTTTAAAAGATATTGCCTTTAGTTTAGTTTATGTTATTGCGTTTTATTTGGTCATAATTGCACTCGTAAAATATTTGAAGCAACGTAGCTTTTCGAGTTTAAAATGGATGCTTATTTCGGTAATATGTGTTCAATGTGCTTTTATTTTTACGCATTATAAAAACACTAGAAACGAATTTATTGTGTTTCATAAAAGTCGTTACAGTTTATTGGGAAACAACACAAATCACAGCCTTTTAGTCGCCCATGATTTTGATAGTTTAACGGCTTCAAAAAACAAAATAATTAAAGATTACACGGTTGGAAATCACATAAAAACCATTAAAAAAGATACGCTAAAATCTGTTTATATTTTAAATAACAAAAGACTTTTAGTAATTGATAGTTTAGGTGTTTACAATATAAAATCGTTTGAGCCCGATTATGTGTTATTGAGGCAGTCACCTAAAATAAATTTGAACAGACTGATTGATTCTATAAAACCCAAATATATCATTGCCGATGGCAGTAATTACAAATCTTACATCGCGCAATGGGAAGCTATTTGCGAAAAAAGAAAGCTCCCTTTTCACCAAACCAGTAAAAAGGGAGCTTTTATTATTAATTATTAA
- a CDS encoding thioredoxin family protein — protein sequence MKKAVYILLLAVLTSAGGFAQKINWVTFQEALELQKKTPKKIMMDVYTNWCGPCKMLDRNTFQNKEVADYVNAHYYAVKFNGEGNESVNYKDKTFSNPRYNPANANRRNSAHQLASYFQISAYPTIVFIDEKGELIFPLRGYKTPAQLELYLKMFKEDDHKNIKTQEEFNAYYKAFKSEFEG from the coding sequence ATGAAAAAAGCAGTTTATATATTACTATTGGCCGTATTGACATCGGCTGGTGGTTTCGCTCAAAAAATAAATTGGGTGACTTTTCAAGAAGCGTTGGAGCTTCAAAAGAAAACGCCAAAAAAAATTATGATGGACGTTTACACCAATTGGTGCGGCCCGTGTAAAATGTTAGATCGCAACACTTTTCAAAACAAAGAGGTTGCAGATTATGTTAACGCACATTATTATGCCGTTAAATTTAATGGTGAGGGAAACGAAAGCGTAAATTATAAAGATAAAACATTTTCTAACCCCAGATATAATCCTGCCAATGCGAATAGACGTAATTCGGCGCATCAATTGGCTTCGTATTTCCAAATTAGTGCTTATCCAACGATTGTGTTTATTGATGAAAAGGGCGAATTGATTTTTCCGTTACGTGGCTATAAAACACCAGCGCAATTAGAGTTGTATTTAAAAATGTTTAAAGAAGACGACCATAAAAACATTAAAACCCAAGAAGAATTTAATGCCTATTATAAAGCCTTTAAATCTGAATTTGAAGGTTGA
- a CDS encoding peptide MFS transporter, whose protein sequence is MNTDIENLFKDKVIGHPAGLFVLFFTEMWERFSFYGMRILLVLFLTAPIISDNPGWEWPREHALALIGTYASLLYLTPIIGGWIADKITGYRIAVVIGCLIMTLGHASMALETTSSFYIGLALLVIGTGFFKPNITSIISEMYKGKESKKDGAYTIFYMGVNAGAFFGMMLCGYLAENYGWPWGFGLAGIFMFLGMLQFWLAKNLFGNVGGKPSLKHVVEIPQNINEEAPKEQEEASSEEKLNPFTMLDKILIVLSSVGGLLYLFNDPLEKIEGTSLMPFEALGLSGSNFVVLFALALFLILLVTRISRYIPIVRDRIIAVSIFGVFTVFFFAFFEQSLGSMTLFARDYTDRTLVGNSAMVFKIVDALLTTLPLIIITWVLFLLVKKTFTKIGLSNVVLAIAFAGIWFLVIFRLVNKFTEEGHEIEATWFGILNSFFIITLAPLFSKWWESKYNPSAAMKYGLGLILLGLGFAILSYGASGIPSGAQTASVSIIFLILAYLLHTMGELCLSPVGLSYLSKLVPARMIGFMFGVWYLAIAVGQKAAGTMGGMIDKISEQYSLGTFFLIFTLIPMGVGLISILLNPLLKKLMHGVR, encoded by the coding sequence ATGAATACCGATATCGAAAATCTTTTTAAAGACAAAGTAATAGGGCATCCGGCAGGATTATTTGTATTGTTTTTTACCGAAATGTGGGAGCGCTTTTCCTTTTATGGAATGCGTATTTTGTTGGTCCTGTTTTTAACGGCACCCATAATAAGCGATAACCCCGGTTGGGAATGGCCTCGCGAACATGCCTTGGCTTTAATTGGTACGTATGCGTCTTTGTTATACCTAACGCCTATTATTGGTGGTTGGATTGCCGATAAAATTACGGGATATCGTATTGCCGTTGTTATTGGCTGTTTAATCATGACACTTGGCCACGCCTCTATGGCATTAGAAACCACCTCATCTTTTTATATTGGTTTAGCTTTATTAGTTATTGGTACCGGTTTTTTTAAGCCAAATATTACATCTATAATTTCTGAAATGTACAAAGGCAAAGAGTCAAAAAAAGATGGTGCCTATACTATTTTTTATATGGGTGTAAATGCTGGAGCGTTTTTTGGAATGATGCTTTGTGGCTATTTAGCTGAGAATTACGGTTGGCCATGGGGCTTTGGTTTAGCAGGAATATTTATGTTTTTAGGCATGTTGCAATTTTGGTTGGCTAAAAATTTATTCGGAAATGTAGGCGGAAAACCGTCATTGAAGCACGTGGTTGAAATTCCACAAAACATCAATGAAGAGGCTCCTAAAGAACAAGAGGAAGCCAGTAGTGAAGAAAAGTTGAATCCGTTTACCATGTTGGATAAAATTTTAATTGTTTTATCTTCCGTTGGCGGTTTGCTGTATTTGTTTAACGACCCGTTAGAAAAAATAGAAGGTACCAGCTTGATGCCTTTTGAAGCCTTAGGTTTAAGCGGTTCCAATTTTGTAGTGCTCTTCGCTTTAGCCTTATTTTTAATACTCTTGGTAACACGTATTTCTCGCTATATACCTATTGTAAGAGATCGGATTATAGCCGTATCTATTTTTGGGGTATTTACGGTGTTTTTCTTTGCGTTTTTTGAGCAGTCTTTGGGGTCAATGACCTTGTTCGCCAGAGATTATACCGATAGAACCTTAGTTGGAAACTCTGCCATGGTTTTTAAAATAGTTGATGCCTTATTAACTACCTTGCCTTTAATTATAATTACATGGGTGCTTTTTTTATTGGTAAAAAAGACTTTTACTAAAATAGGATTGTCTAATGTAGTTTTAGCGATAGCCTTTGCTGGAATTTGGTTTTTGGTTATTTTTAGACTGGTAAATAAATTTACTGAAGAAGGCCACGAAATTGAAGCGACATGGTTTGGTATTCTAAATTCATTCTTTATAATAACATTGGCCCCATTGTTTTCTAAATGGTGGGAGAGTAAATACAACCCCAGTGCGGCAATGAAATACGGTCTAGGATTGATTTTACTAGGTTTAGGTTTCGCCATTTTATCTTACGGAGCATCTGGAATTCCTTCAGGAGCGCAAACAGCTTCGGTTAGTATCATATTCTTAATACTGGCATACCTGCTGCATACAATGGGAGAGCTGTGCTTATCGCCGGTTGGATTATCATATTTAAGTAAGTTAGTGCCCGCAAGAATGATAGGATTTATGTTTGGAGTTTGGTATTTGGCCATTGCAGTGGGGCAGAAGGCCGCCGGAACTATGGGAGGTATGATTGATAAGATATCTGAACAGTATTCGCTAGGAACCTTCTTTTTAATATTTACCTTAATTCCTATGGGAGTTGGATTGATATCTATTTTGCTAAATCCTCTACTTAAAAAACTAATGCACGGTGTTCGTTAA
- a CDS encoding peptide MFS transporter — MANSEITNQKTLFGHPIGLYILFLTEMWERFSYYGMRAILVLYLVAETASDNPGLGWANDSAIALYGWYTMFVYVASIPGGIIADKILGQKKSVFVGGLLLVAGHSVLAIEQMWAFYTGLALIVMGVGMLKPNISTMVGGLYPKNQQNKRDMGFYIFYMGINLGAAISAILVGYVGENIGWHYGFGLAGIGMALGQLTYWYGQRYLKGVGELVEDKRDESEKESGNLIAAIFNHTNSIIGFVIMVLAGLAIWFIGGSWSYGLLVIGLAFAVGVGIVVYNDGNKVEKDRILVTYLSFLIIIIFWGSFEQAGGLLNIYAKQKTDLSLGSFMVPASWFQSVNAIFILIFATIVGSVWVWWKNRGKESSSLFKMAIGVIIMGWGFFFMSAASMQYESAGASAMYWLVFAYLFHTIGELCASPVALSFITKLAPERWMAFMMGAYFAATGLGNKVAGLLGESATDLGEFTIFTGIAIFCTIFGILVIAILKPLKRLTHGAERLEGTKNDETEGFELADNQ, encoded by the coding sequence ATGGCAAATTCAGAAATAACAAATCAGAAAACCTTGTTCGGGCATCCCATAGGGCTCTATATTTTGTTTTTAACCGAAATGTGGGAGCGTTTTTCATACTATGGTATGCGCGCTATTTTAGTATTGTACTTAGTTGCCGAAACAGCATCCGATAATCCAGGGTTAGGTTGGGCAAACGATAGTGCTATCGCTTTATATGGTTGGTACACTATGTTTGTTTACGTAGCTTCGATACCGGGTGGTATTATTGCAGATAAAATATTGGGTCAGAAAAAATCTGTGTTTGTAGGAGGGCTTTTGCTTGTGGCAGGACATAGCGTACTTGCCATCGAACAAATGTGGGCCTTCTACACGGGGCTTGCTTTAATTGTAATGGGTGTAGGTATGCTTAAACCAAATATTTCAACAATGGTTGGAGGCTTGTATCCTAAAAACCAGCAGAATAAAAGGGATATGGGATTCTATATCTTTTATATGGGGATAAATCTTGGTGCTGCTATTTCTGCGATTCTTGTTGGGTATGTTGGCGAAAATATAGGATGGCACTATGGTTTTGGACTAGCAGGAATAGGAATGGCTTTAGGGCAATTAACATATTGGTACGGTCAACGATACTTAAAAGGTGTTGGTGAATTGGTTGAAGACAAGCGCGATGAAAGTGAAAAAGAAAGTGGCAATTTAATAGCTGCAATTTTTAATCACACCAACTCTATTATTGGGTTTGTTATAATGGTATTGGCAGGATTAGCCATTTGGTTTATAGGTGGCTCTTGGTCGTATGGCTTGTTGGTAATAGGATTGGCATTTGCCGTTGGCGTAGGCATAGTTGTTTATAACGACGGTAATAAAGTTGAAAAAGATAGAATCTTGGTGACGTATTTATCGTTTTTAATCATAATTATTTTCTGGGGTTCCTTCGAGCAAGCTGGTGGTTTACTTAATATTTATGCCAAACAAAAAACAGATTTGTCTTTAGGTAGTTTTATGGTACCGGCAAGTTGGTTTCAATCAGTTAACGCGATATTTATATTAATTTTTGCCACTATAGTTGGAAGTGTTTGGGTATGGTGGAAAAATAGAGGGAAAGAATCATCGTCGTTATTTAAAATGGCCATAGGCGTTATTATTATGGGATGGGGCTTCTTTTTTATGTCGGCAGCTTCAATGCAGTACGAAAGTGCTGGGGCATCTGCAATGTACTGGCTTGTTTTCGCTTATTTATTTCATACTATAGGTGAACTGTGCGCTTCGCCTGTGGCATTGTCGTTTATTACAAAATTAGCACCAGAGCGTTGGATGGCATTTATGATGGGTGCTTATTTTGCAGCTACCGGTCTGGGTAATAAAGTAGCAGGATTGTTAGGGGAATCGGCTACAGATTTAGGCGAGTTCACCATTTTTACAGGAATCGCAATATTTTGTACCATTTTCGGAATTTTGGTTATCGCCATTTTAAAACCGCTGAAGCGCTTAACGCATGGCGCTGAACGTTTGGAAGGCACAAAAAATGATGAAACCGAAGGCTTCGAATTAGCAGATAATCAATAA
- a CDS encoding S9 family peptidase, with protein sequence MKILRLPLFICLFTTLILSAQTKQITLNEIWDGTFSTKRMDVLHSMKNGQQYSVLNFDRNTRSTSIDIYDYKTLKKIKTLVNSSSINELNYFTDYTFSQDESKIILATNEESIYRRSTLGNYYVFDTNDKSITLISENRIQEPTFSPDGTKVAYGFENNLYIKDLITGGTTQITFDGEKNKIINGITDWVYEEEFAFVRAFEWNADSNKIAFIRFDETDVPEFSMDIYGTGLYQTQQVFKYPKAGEKNAVVSLHIYHLDTNKTIPVDVEKAYSDFYIPRIKWTNNPDILSAQYMNRHQNELDLWLINAETNTSNLALAEKDDAYISVTDNLTFLEDNSFIWTSEKDGYNHIYHYSKDGELINQVTKGNWEVTNYYGYNEKSNRIFYQSVENGSINRDVYSIKLNGRNKTRLTKSEGTNNASFSADFSYFINTFSSATTPPEYTLNSASSGNLIKSIKDNDVLSKKLSDYKTSKKEFSTINVNGNDLNMWMIKPADFDASKQYPLLMYQYSGPGSQQVANRWNNSNDYWYQHLAQQGYIIACVDGRGTGFKGAKFKKVTQNELGKYEVEDQIEAAKQLGALPYIDASRIGIWGWSYGGFMSSNALFKGNDVFKMAIAVAPVTSWRFYDTIYTERYMTTPQENPSGYDDNSPINHVNKLKGDYLLIHGSADDNVHLQNTMRLAEALIQADKPFEWAVYPDDNHSIYGGNTRLHLYKKMTTFINSKLGDKREKSKVNEVKKAEIKG encoded by the coding sequence ATGAAAATTCTACGGTTACCTTTATTTATTTGTCTTTTCACAACCTTAATCTTATCGGCTCAAACCAAGCAAATTACACTAAATGAAATTTGGGATGGCACCTTTAGCACCAAACGGATGGATGTGTTGCATTCCATGAAAAATGGGCAACAGTATTCGGTATTGAATTTTGATAGAAATACGAGGTCGACATCCATAGATATTTACGATTATAAAACCTTGAAAAAGATAAAAACGCTGGTGAATTCTTCCAGTATTAATGAGCTTAATTATTTTACCGATTACACGTTTAGTCAAGATGAAAGCAAAATTATTTTGGCTACCAATGAGGAGTCTATTTACAGAAGATCGACCTTAGGGAATTATTATGTGTTTGATACAAATGATAAATCGATAACCTTAATTTCTGAAAACAGAATTCAAGAACCCACATTTTCTCCAGATGGCACTAAGGTTGCCTACGGATTTGAAAACAACCTGTACATTAAAGATTTAATTACCGGTGGCACGACCCAAATTACTTTTGATGGTGAAAAAAATAAAATTATTAATGGTATTACCGATTGGGTTTACGAAGAAGAATTTGCTTTTGTTCGCGCTTTTGAGTGGAATGCCGATAGCAATAAAATCGCTTTTATAAGATTTGATGAAACTGATGTTCCAGAGTTTTCAATGGATATTTATGGCACCGGTTTGTACCAAACACAGCAAGTGTTTAAGTACCCAAAAGCTGGTGAGAAGAATGCTGTGGTTTCGCTTCATATTTATCATTTAGATACGAATAAAACAATTCCGGTTGACGTAGAAAAGGCTTATAGCGATTTTTATATCCCAAGAATTAAATGGACCAATAACCCCGATATTTTAAGCGCGCAATACATGAATCGCCACCAAAACGAATTGGATTTATGGTTGATAAATGCCGAAACAAACACCTCTAATTTGGCCCTTGCTGAAAAAGACGATGCCTATATTAGCGTTACAGATAACCTTACTTTTTTAGAAGACAATAGTTTTATTTGGACCAGCGAAAAAGATGGTTACAACCATATTTATCACTATTCAAAAGATGGCGAACTCATCAATCAAGTTACCAAAGGGAATTGGGAAGTCACTAATTATTACGGTTATAACGAAAAATCAAATAGAATTTTTTATCAGTCTGTAGAGAACGGCTCGATAAATCGCGATGTGTATTCTATTAAATTAAATGGGCGAAATAAAACAAGGCTTACCAAAAGCGAGGGCACAAACAACGCATCGTTCAGTGCAGATTTCTCATATTTTATCAATACATTTTCAAGTGCCACAACGCCACCCGAATACACTTTAAATAGTGCGTCTTCAGGAAATCTTATAAAAAGCATTAAGGATAACGATGTGTTGTCTAAAAAACTTTCGGACTATAAAACCTCTAAAAAGGAGTTTAGCACCATCAATGTAAACGGTAACGATTTGAATATGTGGATGATTAAACCGGCCGATTTTGATGCTTCAAAACAATATCCGTTGTTAATGTATCAATATTCTGGCCCAGGGTCGCAACAGGTGGCTAACCGTTGGAATAATTCAAACGATTATTGGTACCAGCATTTAGCGCAACAAGGTTATATCATTGCTTGTGTTGATGGTCGCGGAACAGGATTTAAAGGGGCGAAATTTAAAAAAGTTACTCAAAATGAATTGGGTAAATATGAAGTTGAAGACCAAATTGAAGCCGCAAAACAATTAGGTGCATTACCGTACATTGATGCCAGCAGAATAGGAATTTGGGGCTGGAGTTATGGTGGCTTTATGAGCAGTAATGCGTTGTTTAAAGGGAATGATGTGTTTAAAATGGCCATTGCCGTAGCGCCTGTTACGAGCTGGCGTTTTTACGATACGATTTACACAGAACGCTATATGACCACGCCACAAGAAAACCCAAGTGGTTATGACGATAATTCACCAATCAATCATGTTAATAAGCTGAAAGGCGATTATTTGTTAATTCACGGTTCTGCCGATGATAACGTACATTTACAAAACACCATGCGATTGGCCGAAGCTTTAATTCAAGCCGATAAACCATTTGAGTGGGCTGTTTATCCCGATGATAATCACAGTATTTATGGCGGAAATACAAGACTTCACCTCTATAAAAAAATGACTACTTTTATAAATTCTAAACTTGGCGATAAACGAGAAAAATCAAAAGTAAACGAAGTAAAAAAAGCAGAAATTAAAGGATAA